The following proteins are co-located in the Bradyrhizobium sp. AZCC 2176 genome:
- a CDS encoding amino acid ABC transporter ATP-binding protein — MSLVSIRDVRKSFGPNEVLKGVSLDIAKGDVVAIIGRSGSGKSTLLRCINGLETYQSGAIVADGIEVGSASTNLRELRRHVGMVFQQFNLFPHLTAAENVMLAPTVVNKVSKAEARATAAEVLAKVGLSEKMDAYPSELSGGQQQRVAIARSLAMRPKVLLCDEITSALDPELVNEVLRVVEQLAREGMTLILVTHEMRFARDVGTKLVFMHHGKVHEEGVPKEVFAAPRTPELQQFVGQVG, encoded by the coding sequence ATGTCGCTCGTTAGCATCCGTGACGTCAGGAAGAGTTTTGGCCCGAACGAGGTGCTGAAGGGCGTCTCGCTGGATATCGCCAAGGGCGACGTGGTCGCGATCATCGGCCGCTCCGGCTCCGGCAAGAGCACCCTGCTGCGCTGTATCAACGGGCTGGAGACGTATCAGTCCGGTGCCATCGTCGCCGACGGGATCGAGGTCGGTAGCGCCAGCACCAATCTGCGCGAGCTGCGTCGCCATGTCGGCATGGTGTTCCAGCAGTTCAACCTGTTTCCGCACCTGACGGCGGCCGAGAACGTCATGCTGGCGCCGACCGTCGTCAACAAGGTGTCGAAGGCGGAAGCCCGCGCTACCGCCGCCGAAGTGCTGGCCAAGGTGGGATTGTCGGAAAAGATGGATGCCTATCCGAGCGAACTCTCCGGCGGACAGCAGCAGCGCGTCGCCATTGCCCGTTCGCTCGCGATGCGGCCGAAGGTGCTGCTATGCGACGAAATCACCTCGGCGCTCGATCCCGAGTTGGTCAATGAGGTGCTGCGCGTGGTCGAGCAGTTGGCGCGCGAAGGCATGACGCTGATCCTGGTCACGCATGAAATGCGCTTCGCGCGCGACGTCGGCACCAAGCTGGTCTTCATGCACCATGGCAAGGTACATGAG